Genomic DNA from Halorussus rarus:
CGGTGATGGTGTCGGGCAGCGGACCGTCGTCGCGGATGGACCCGGCGAGGACGTAGGGCACGTCGTTGTCGACGCACTCGTACATCACGCCCTCCTCGACCACGCCCTGGTCGACGGCCGGTTCGATGCCGCCCGCGCGGACGATCTCGCTGATTGTGTAGATGTGGTGCTTGTGTCCCTTCCGGGGGTTCTCGAGGGTCTCGACGTCCATCCCGAGCGAGGTGCCGTACTGGCCGCGCTCGAGGTCGTGGACCGCGAAGCCGTTGCCCGCCGAGAGCATGTCGACGAACCCCTCTCGGACGAGTCGGGCCAGCGCGTCGCCCGCGCCCGAGTGGACGACCGCGGGGCCGGCGACCGCGAGCACCGACCCGCCGTCGGCCTTCGTCTCCTCGATGGCCTCGGCGATCTCCCGGATGAGCGATTCGGAGGGCCGCTCGGCCGAGACGCCGCCCTGCATGAACCCGAACGGGCCTCCCGACCCCCGAGGCCGCTCGGGCGGGTCGACCCGGACGCCCGCCTCGTCGGTGACGATCAGGTCGCCCTCCTCGACCGCGTTCAACACCTTCGTGTACGCCCGCGGTCCGCCGTCTGCGTCGGGGTCCACGACGACGACGCAGTCCATCTCGACGTTCTCGACCGAAAGCCACTCGCCCTCGTACCGGAC
This window encodes:
- a CDS encoding ornithine cyclodeaminase; its protein translation is MTVARTVELEGHIIDSGMMQQCFGVVMDLGGNFDVEVFDVGEHKDAESFCRMTVTADDEESLREILHELHQNGAHLPDPPDATLKPAPGDRVVPHGFYSTTNHPTQVRYEGEWLSVENVEMDCVVVVDPDADGGPRAYTKVLNAVEEGDLIVTDEAGVRVDPPERPRGSGGPFGFMQGGVSAERPSESLIREIAEAIEETKADGGSVLAVAGPAVVHSGAGDALARLVREGFVDMLSAGNGFAVHDLERGQYGTSLGMDVETLENPRKGHKHHIYTISEIVRAGGIEPAVDQGVVEEGVMYECVDNDVPYVLAGSIRDDGPLPDTITDAVEAQNAIREQAHEADLVLMLATLLHSVAVGNCLPSTTRVVCVDINPATVTQLLDRGSAQAIGMVTDVGTFVPALADQVLDEA